A genome region from Maylandia zebra isolate NMK-2024a linkage group LG6, Mzebra_GT3a, whole genome shotgun sequence includes the following:
- the LOC112434936 gene encoding uncharacterized protein LOC112434936 isoform X1 translates to MASGGTLLFIFTALCVTAVKSGFVKVECKAENVGQYGQQSLLECVVKTSSDVNDPNIRMVAWKKLTSPEDEGDPVLDFKRGKLNRPKRGYRFAEPSWNGKNMNVSLLITNTAVADEGDYKCIVITDSGDDNMVTTLKVQAKYSISTLYSIPEKIVPNTDSTLVCESRGGYPQGTIRWFDEEKHEWTKSSEMDAKQADDGLFQLTSRLSLLGGSTFSKYTCAVFNASGGKEDEKTFEMPPPPSSQGGLFSNEVEIYKIVVPLVVIGSLIICGLLIYGWRSREDLINFHLSPRPVKADGYTSPSLVRPEVSSCLKGVFRSHCRQSPCS, encoded by the exons ATGGCCTCCGGTGGTactcttttattcattttcactgCCCTCTGTGTTACTGCAGTCAAGAGTG GATTTGTGAAAGTGGAATGCAAAGCTGAAAATGTGGGACAATATGGCCAACAGTCACTGCTGGAGTGTGTCGTCAAAACATCATCAGATGTAAATGATCCAAATATTCGTATGGTCGCTTGGAAAAAACTGACCTCGCCAGAAGACGAAGGTGATCCCGTGTTGGATTTTAAGAGAGGGAAATTGAACCGGCCAAAGCGAGGCTACAGGTTTGCTGAACCATCATGGAACGGGAAGAACATGAATGTATCTCTGCTCATCACCAACACTGCAGTGGCAGACGAAGGAGATTACAAGTGCATAGTGATTACAGACAGTGGTGATGACAACATGGTCACTACGCTTAAAGTCCAAg CCAAATACAGTATCTCGACTCTATACTCCATCCCTGAGAAAATTGTCCCAAATACAGACAGTACCTTGGTCTGTGAGTCTCGTGGAGGCTACCCACAGGGAACAATTCGCTGGTTTGATGAAGAGAAACATGAGTGGACAAAAAGCTCTGAAATGGACGCAAAACAGGCAGACGATGGTTTGTTTCAACTCACAAGTAGACTGTCTTTGTTGGGAGGATCCACTTTCTCAAAGTATACCTGCGCTGTGTTCAATGCCAGTGGAGGCAAAGAGGAtgagaaaacatttgaaatgccaccaccaccatcatcccaAGGAG gaCTATTCTCAAATGAGGTAGAGATCTACAAAATAGTTGTCCCTCTGGTGGTCATTGGTTCACTGATCATATGTGGGCTGTTGATCTACGGATGGCGATCTCGAG aagATCTTATTAATTTCCATCTCTCCCCCCGACCGGTCAAAGCAGATGGCTACACCTCCCCTAGTCTGGTTcggccagaggtttcttcctgtttaaagggagtttttcgttcccactgtcgccaaagtccttgctcatag
- the LOC112434936 gene encoding uncharacterized protein LOC112434936 isoform X2, whose product MASGGTLLFIFTALCVTAVKSGFVKVECKAENVGQYGQQSLLECVVKTSSDVNDPNIRMVAWKKLTSPEDEGDPVLDFKRGKLNRPKRGYRFAEPSWNGKNMNVSLLITNTAVADEGDYKCIVITDSGDDNMVTTLKVQAKYSISTLYSIPEKIVPNTDSTLVCESRGGYPQGTIRWFDEEKHEWTKSSEMDAKQADDGLFQLTSRLSLLGGSTFSKYTCAVFNASGGKEDEKTFEMPPPPSSQGGLFSNEVEIYKIVVPLVVIGSLIICGLLIYGWRSRGTNVIAWQDAVKGPNFSQENN is encoded by the exons ATGGCCTCCGGTGGTactcttttattcattttcactgCCCTCTGTGTTACTGCAGTCAAGAGTG GATTTGTGAAAGTGGAATGCAAAGCTGAAAATGTGGGACAATATGGCCAACAGTCACTGCTGGAGTGTGTCGTCAAAACATCATCAGATGTAAATGATCCAAATATTCGTATGGTCGCTTGGAAAAAACTGACCTCGCCAGAAGACGAAGGTGATCCCGTGTTGGATTTTAAGAGAGGGAAATTGAACCGGCCAAAGCGAGGCTACAGGTTTGCTGAACCATCATGGAACGGGAAGAACATGAATGTATCTCTGCTCATCACCAACACTGCAGTGGCAGACGAAGGAGATTACAAGTGCATAGTGATTACAGACAGTGGTGATGACAACATGGTCACTACGCTTAAAGTCCAAg CCAAATACAGTATCTCGACTCTATACTCCATCCCTGAGAAAATTGTCCCAAATACAGACAGTACCTTGGTCTGTGAGTCTCGTGGAGGCTACCCACAGGGAACAATTCGCTGGTTTGATGAAGAGAAACATGAGTGGACAAAAAGCTCTGAAATGGACGCAAAACAGGCAGACGATGGTTTGTTTCAACTCACAAGTAGACTGTCTTTGTTGGGAGGATCCACTTTCTCAAAGTATACCTGCGCTGTGTTCAATGCCAGTGGAGGCAAAGAGGAtgagaaaacatttgaaatgccaccaccaccatcatcccaAGGAG gaCTATTCTCAAATGAGGTAGAGATCTACAAAATAGTTGTCCCTCTGGTGGTCATTGGTTCACTGATCATATGTGGGCTGTTGATCTACGGATGGCGATCTCGAG gaacaaatgtaattgcatggcaggatgctgtaaaaggaccaaacttcagccaggagaacaactga